The genomic DNA GACGCAAAACAAGCTCGTAAAGGCTTTAAAAGAATTTAACGACGGTAAGATAGATATCTTACTTGGTACGCAAATGCTAAGCAAAGGGCATGATTATCACAACGTAGAGCTTGCTGTCATCATGGGATTTGACGAGCTTTTAAATTTTCCTGATTATAAAGCCAGAGAGCGAACACTCGCCCTTGCCATGCAAGTAGCCGGAAGAGCTGGTAGAAACGGGGTTGGTAGAGTTATCATTCAAAGCAAACAAAGAGAATTTTTTGAAAACTATATTAGCGATTATGACGCATTTTTAAAAGATGAGATTGGCTACCGAGAGGGGCTTTATCCGCCATTTACCAGGCTTCTTCGCATTATCATCTCACATAAAGATGAACACATAGTAAAAAATACAATGAATGAATTTGTGCAAAGAATAGAACCTTTAAGAAGCGATGAGCTTGAGATCATAGGATACGGAAAGTGTCAGATAGAGTATCTTGGAAGCAAATTTAGATATGAAATTTTACTCCGCTCAAACTCTCATATACCTCTTTTAAAAGCTGCAAACCTCTGCAAAAGCGAACTTAGCGATATCGATATTGATCCGGTCAATTTTAGTTAAAAATGCTAGTCTAAAAACTATCCAACAAAAACATGGTAAATTTTAAAATAGATAATAGAGAAACCTAAGGCTTATGAAAGCATTATGAAATTTGATAAGTTGGCTATAAAGAGTAAGTAAAATTTTAGAAACTACATCCAATAAAAATACTAATTTTTATAAACTATTAAAAATAAATTTTCAAGCCTTTTAAAAGCCATTTTTCTTTATAATCCCCAATAAAAATTTAAAGGCAAAATTTTGCAACGATACCCAACAAAACAGATAAAAATTCGCAATGTTTTAATAGGCGGTGACGCACCAATATCCGTGCAGTCGATGACCTTTTCAAAGACAAAAGACATAAAAGGCACGTTAGAGCAGATACAGCGGCTTTATTTTGCAGGCTGTGATATCGTGCGCTGCGCAGTTTTTGATAAAGAGGACGCCAGCGCACTAAAACAGATCGTTGCGGGCTCCCCAATACCAGTCGTTGCAGACATACATTTTAACCACACTTATGCCTTAATCGTTAGCGAATTTGTCGATGCTATCCGCATAAATCCCGGCAACATAGGCTCAGCTAAAAACATAAAAGCAGTCGTTGATGCCTGCAAGCAGAGAAATCTGCCTATCCGCATAGGCGTAAATTCTGGCTCGCTTGAAAAGCAGTTTGAAGATCGCTACGGCCGCACGGTGGAGGCTATGGTGGAGAGTGCGATGTATAACATCAAGCTTCTTGAGGATTTTGACTTTACAGACATTAAAATTTCGCTTAAATCAAGCGACGTCGAGCGTACTATGCAAGCTTATAGGGCGCTTCGCCCAAAGACAAACTATCCATTTCACCTTGGTGTTACTGAGGCAGGTACAACATTTCATGCGACTATCAAGTCCGCGATCGCTCTTGGTGGGTTACTACTTGATGGCATTGGCGATACGATGAGAGTTAGCATTACAGGCGAGCTTGAAGAGGAGATCAAAGTCGCAAAGGCGATCTTAAAAGATAGCGGGCGACAAAAAGAGGGGTTAAATATCATCTCGTGCCCAACCTGCGGGCGTTTACAAGCTGATCTAATGGCAGCAGTAAAGCTCGTAGAAGAAAAAACAAAAGGTATAAAAGAGCCGTTAAACGTCTCGGTCATGGGCTGCGTGGTAAATGCTATCGGCGAGGCAAAAGGCGCAGATGTCGCCATAGCATTTGGCAAAGGCAATGGCATGATCATGCGTCACGGCGAAGTGGTCGCAAGACTGCCTGAGAGCGAGCTTGTAGATAGATTTTTACAAGAGATCGACGATGAGATAAAAAGTAGAGACTAAAGGAAAAAGTTGTGGCAAAGCAAAGAGTTAACGAGATAGAATTTACCAACCTTTACGACATTGATATGGAGCGAGCTATACTAAGCTCCATTTTGCAAAACAACGATATTTTAGGTGAAATTTTTGACATTGTTAAGGCAAAGGATTTTTATCTAAAAGGGCATTCGCAAATATACGATGCAATGGTAGCCTGCCTAAATAGTGATGATCCCATAACTATGCCATTTTTAAAAAATAGACTTGGTGAAAAATACGACGAAGAGCTAATACTAGATATTTTGGGCACAAATTCCCTAATAGACATTCAAAAATACGCAAACGAACTAAGAGAAAAATCTATAAAACGAAGTCTTGTAAAGATCGCTCACAATATACCAAGCAAAGTAAATGAAGATAAGCCAAGCCGCGATATGGTCGATGATCTTAGCCAGGAATTTTACTCTTTGATAGAAGGTGGAAGCACTGGAGTTATAAAAGAAGGCAAAGAGATTATCATGAAAATGATGGATCACATTAATGCTCAAGCCTTGCTTGGTGAAAAAGATATCGTTGGACTTGATACTGGATTTAAGAAGCTAAATGAGATGATAAAGGGCTTTAAGAATGGAGACCTCATCATCGTCGCAGCTCGTCCAGGCATGGGAAAAACGACACTTTGTTTAAATTTTATGAGTCAGGTTCTAAAAAATAATGCTGGAGTTGTTTTCTTCTCGCTTGAAATGCCAGCTGAGCAGATAATGATGAGAATGCTGGCAAGCAAGACCTCTATCCCGCTTCAAGACATAATGACTGCTAAGATGGATGATGAAGCGTTGGCTAGATTTAGTGATGCTTGCGAGGAGTTTGCGGCTAGCAAGCTTTTTGTGCATGATAGTGGCTATGTAAATATCCATCAAGTAAGAACGCAAATGCGAAAATTAAAGGCCATGCATCCTGAAATTTCACTTTGTGTGATCGATTACATCGGTCTTATGATGAGTACAAATAACTACGCTGATCGTCACGTCCAAATAGCTGAAATTTCTCGTGGGTTAAAGCTTTTGGCACGTGAGCTAGATATGCCAATCATCGCCCTTTCTCAGCTAAACAGAAGCCTAGAATCTCGCGCAAATAAACGCCCTATGCTAAGCGATCTAAGAGAGTCAGGTGCGATCGAGCAAGATGCTGACATCATTCTTTTTGTCTATAGAGATGAGTTTTATCTAGAACAAGAAGAAAAAGAGAAAGAAAAACGCGCAAGTGCCGAGGGCAAAGAGTATAAAAGCAATCACGTCTTTAATAAGCTTCAAGAAAAGGCCGAGATCATCGTTGGCAAAAACAGAAATGGTGAAACTGGCTCAGTTGATGTGCTCTTTCAAAAGCAACACTCAAGGTTTGAAGATATGTCTGTCATGCCCGTATCTGATGTTTCATTTGAAGGCTGATGCGTTTTAAAGCTTTAAAAAATAAAGAAATTTTTACTATATTTTGTCTGTTTTGCCTTTGCATTTTTTCTATAAATTTGGCTATTAGCTATCATAAATATCAAATTTTTATGGACAAAGGCGAACAAGAGCTAACAGCAACCGTGATTTCTAGCTACGAAAAGCTTGGGGATGACGGCAAGAAAAGGCAAATTTTAAAGCTTAAGACTGATGAGTTTTCATTTTATACGCTTGGAGCTAAAACAGATGACTTTAAAGCTGGAGATAATATATTTCTAAGTGTCATAAATTTAGACGTTAGTTTTAAAGACTATCTTGCTTCCTCCTTTTATATGCCTAGCTTTTCACGCGAAAAACTGCCACAAAAAGCCACGCAAAATATCAACCAAAAACTACAATCACTAATCTACGCCCAGCATGAAAATAGCAAAATTTCACAACTCTACTCGGCTCTATTTTTAGGCACAAGCATTGACGCAGAGTTAAGAGATGACGTCTCGCACCTTGGTATAGCGCATCTTATAGCCATAAGTGGCTATCATTTAGGTTTCATAAGTGCGGTTATATTTTTTGTATTTAGGCCGCTTTTAAAATTTTTATATGCGAGATTTTTACCTTTTAGAAACTACAACTTTGATCTAGCCATTGTCGTTTTTATAGTCTTGTCATTTTACTTTTTTATA from Campylobacter concisus includes the following:
- the ispG gene encoding flavodoxin-dependent (E)-4-hydroxy-3-methylbut-2-enyl-diphosphate synthase, encoding MQRYPTKQIKIRNVLIGGDAPISVQSMTFSKTKDIKGTLEQIQRLYFAGCDIVRCAVFDKEDASALKQIVAGSPIPVVADIHFNHTYALIVSEFVDAIRINPGNIGSAKNIKAVVDACKQRNLPIRIGVNSGSLEKQFEDRYGRTVEAMVESAMYNIKLLEDFDFTDIKISLKSSDVERTMQAYRALRPKTNYPFHLGVTEAGTTFHATIKSAIALGGLLLDGIGDTMRVSITGELEEEIKVAKAILKDSGRQKEGLNIISCPTCGRLQADLMAAVKLVEEKTKGIKEPLNVSVMGCVVNAIGEAKGADVAIAFGKGNGMIMRHGEVVARLPESELVDRFLQEIDDEIKSRD
- a CDS encoding replicative DNA helicase, which codes for MAKQRVNEIEFTNLYDIDMERAILSSILQNNDILGEIFDIVKAKDFYLKGHSQIYDAMVACLNSDDPITMPFLKNRLGEKYDEELILDILGTNSLIDIQKYANELREKSIKRSLVKIAHNIPSKVNEDKPSRDMVDDLSQEFYSLIEGGSTGVIKEGKEIIMKMMDHINAQALLGEKDIVGLDTGFKKLNEMIKGFKNGDLIIVAARPGMGKTTLCLNFMSQVLKNNAGVVFFSLEMPAEQIMMRMLASKTSIPLQDIMTAKMDDEALARFSDACEEFAASKLFVHDSGYVNIHQVRTQMRKLKAMHPEISLCVIDYIGLMMSTNNYADRHVQIAEISRGLKLLARELDMPIIALSQLNRSLESRANKRPMLSDLRESGAIEQDADIILFVYRDEFYLEQEEKEKEKRASAEGKEYKSNHVFNKLQEKAEIIVGKNRNGETGSVDVLFQKQHSRFEDMSVMPVSDVSFEG
- a CDS encoding ComEC/Rec2 family competence protein, which translates into the protein MRFKALKNKEIFTIFCLFCLCIFSINLAISYHKYQIFMDKGEQELTATVISSYEKLGDDGKKRQILKLKTDEFSFYTLGAKTDDFKAGDNIFLSVINLDVSFKDYLASSFYMPSFSREKLPQKATQNINQKLQSLIYAQHENSKISQLYSALFLGTSIDAELRDDVSHLGIAHLIAISGYHLGFISAVIFFVFRPLLKFLYARFLPFRNYNFDLAIVVFIVLSFYFFIIGFIPSFLRAFLMSILGFYCTLKGAKILNFKILFIVALVSISLFPQLLFSVGFYFSLMGVFYIFLYFKHLKDKFSPFIHLILLNLYVCFAMEICVLYFFPLISLQQLSVLAINYIFSVFYPLSAALHIASYGDIFDELLNNVLNFRLSSTKIFVPAIIFIFYNIASLLAIKFRSIFYILPLLGLLCFAIASYKIYA